The following proteins are co-located in the Campylobacter concisus genome:
- a CDS encoding MotA/TolQ/ExbB proton channel family protein, translating into MGGIDLFLNYIQRSSFITIIVLTWLSIYFIVSFTILFSRMAGIGAWQKREQNALEALLMGAKNIPNDSSLRKCANGRISREKLNVCISIAEKNATSGLTWLSVIASTSPFIGLFGTVVSILETFSQLGNGGGSSLGIIAPAISEALVATGCGIFVAIPAYTFNLLIKRKAYELMSVIERQADVMIALKKDDEIL; encoded by the coding sequence GTGGGCGGTATAGATTTATTTTTAAATTACATTCAAAGAAGTAGTTTTATTACAATTATTGTTTTAACTTGGCTGTCAATATATTTTATAGTTAGTTTCACAATTCTTTTTTCAAGAATGGCTGGTATTGGAGCTTGGCAAAAACGTGAGCAAAATGCACTTGAAGCACTGCTTATGGGTGCTAAAAATATTCCAAATGATTCGTCTTTGAGAAAATGTGCAAATGGAAGAATCTCAAGAGAAAAGCTAAATGTATGTATAAGCATAGCCGAGAAAAATGCTACAAGTGGATTAACTTGGCTAAGTGTAATAGCATCTACTTCGCCTTTTATCGGTCTTTTTGGAACCGTTGTTTCTATTTTAGAGACATTTTCACAGCTTGGAAATGGTGGAGGTTCATCACTTGGTATTATCGCTCCAGCTATTTCAGAGGCACTTGTTGCAACTGGTTGCGGAATTTTTGTTGCCATCCCAGCATATACATTTAACTTACTCATAAAAAGAAAAGCTTATGAATTAATGAGTGTTATCGAGCGTCAGGCTGATGTTATGATAGCACTTAAAAAAGATGATGAGATACTATAA
- the atpC gene encoding ATP synthase F1 subunit epsilon codes for MDKLHLEIVTPQGQIFNDDVSSVVLPGSEGEFGVLPNHAALISLLKAGIIDIEHKNKKHDVVAINWGYAKIDEGKVVILADGAVYVSGDSESELANSLEAARNLIESMSSDTNAFAATISKMENVVRTR; via the coding sequence ATGGATAAATTACATTTAGAGATCGTAACTCCTCAAGGTCAGATATTTAATGATGACGTGAGTAGTGTAGTGCTTCCAGGTAGCGAGGGTGAGTTTGGTGTTTTACCAAACCACGCCGCATTAATATCTCTTTTAAAAGCAGGTATTATAGATATAGAACATAAAAATAAAAAACATGATGTTGTTGCGATTAACTGGGGATATGCAAAGATTGACGAAGGTAAGGTAGTAATACTTGCTGACGGTGCGGTTTACGTCTCTGGTGATAGCGAAAGCGAGCTTGCAAATTCATTGGAAGCTGCTAGAAATTTGATAGAGAGCATGAGTAGTGATACAAATGCTTTTGCAGCAACTATATCTAAAATGGAAAATGTAGTGAGAACTAGATAA